Proteins found in one Acanthopagrus latus isolate v.2019 chromosome 3, fAcaLat1.1, whole genome shotgun sequence genomic segment:
- the cct3 gene encoding T-complex protein 1 subunit gamma, translating to MFGQQVLVLNQNIKRESGRKVQTGNISAAKTIADVIRTCLGPRAMMKMLLDPMGGIVMTNDGNAILREIQVQHPAAKSMIEISRTQDEEVGDGTTSVIILAGEMLSVAEQFLEQQMHPTIIISAYRQALEDMLETLKEISTPVDTADRSMMLKIVHSAINTKALSRWSELACSIALDAVKTVELDDNGRKEIDIKKYAKVEKVPGGIIEDSCVLRGVMVNKDVTHPRMRRMIKEPRIVLLDCSLEYKKGESQTDIEISKEEDFARILQMEEEYIQQICEDIIRLKPDLLFTEKGISDLAQHYLMKANITAIRRVRKTDNNRIARACGARIVSRTDELREEDIGTGAGLFEVKKIGDEYFTFVTECKDPKACTILLRGASKEILAEVERNLQDAMQVCRNVLLDPLLLLGGGAVEMAVSKRLMERSRALTGIEQWPYRAVAQALEVIPRTLIQNCGASTIRVLTSLRAKHTQDNSVCWGVDGETGTLSDMSVLGIWEPLAVKAQTYKTAVETAILLLRIDDIVSGHKKKDKDGQMGGQGAE from the exons ATGTTCGGCCAGCAGGTTTTAGTGCTCA accAGAACATAAAGAGGGAGTCCGGTCGTAAAGTGCAGACTGGAAACATCAGTGCTGCAAAG accATAGCAGATGTGATCCGGACCTGCCTTGGCCCGCGGGCCATGATGAAG atgttgcTTGACCCGATGGGAGGGATCGTGATGACAAATGATGGAAACGCCATCCTCAGAGAG ATCCAGGTCCAGCATCCTGCAGCTAAGTCCATGATAGAGATCAGCCGCACACAGGATGAAGAGGTGGGAGATGGAACCACATCAGTCATCATCCTGG CTGGAGAGATGCTGTCTGTGGCGGAGCAGTTTCTGGAGCAGCAGATGCATCCgaccatcatcatcagtgcCTACAGGCAGGCTCTGGAGGACATGCTGGAGACCTTGAAGGAGATCAG CACCCCTGTGGACACGGCGGACCGCTCCATGATGCTGAAGATTGTCCACTCTGCCATCAACACCAAGGCGCTGAGCCGCTGGTCTGAGCTGGCCTGCAGCATCGCGCTGGATGCTGTCAAGACCGTCGAGCTGGATGACAACGGGCGCAAAGAGATTGACATCAAGAAGTACGCCAAAGTGGAGAAG GTTCCAGGTGGGATCATCGAGGACTCGTGTGTCCTCAGAGGAGTGATGGTCAACAAAGACGTGACTCACCCGAGAATGAGACGGATGATCAAAGAGCCGCGTATCGTTCTGCTTGACTGTTCTCTGGAGTACAAGAAGGGGGAGAGccaa acagacataGAGATCAGTAAGGAGGAGGACTTTGCAAGGATCctgcagatggaggaagaaTACATCCAGCAGATCTGTGAAGACATCATCCGCCTGAAACCGGACCTACTGTTCACCGAGAAGGGCATCTCAG ATCTGGCTCAGCACTACCTCATGAAAGCCAACATCACCGCCATCCGCCGCGTGAGGAAGACTGACAACAACCGCATCGCCAG ggcatGCGGGGCTCGTATCGTCAGTCGGACTGATGAGCTGCGTGAGGAAGACATAGGGACCGGTGCGGGTCTGTTTGAGGTGAAGAAGATCGGTGATGAGTACTTCACCTTCGTCACGGAGTGTAAAGACCCTAAAGCCTGCACCATCCTGCTGAGAGGAGCCAGCAAAGAGATCCTGGct GAGGTGGAGCGGAACCTGCAGGACGCCATGCAGGTATGTCGTAACGTACTGCTTGACCCTCTGCTGTTGCTCGGTGGCGGCGCTGTGGAGATGGCGGTGTCGAAACGTCTGATGGAACGTTCCCGTGCTTTGACGGGTATCGAACAGTGGCCGTACCGCGCCGTGGCCCAGGCCCTCGAGGTCATCCCCCGAACCCTGATCCAGAACTGTGGAGCCTCCACCATCAGGGTGCTGACTTCACTGAGG gccaAACACACTCAGgacaacagtgtgtgttgggGCGTGGACGGTGAGACCGGCACTCTGTCCGACATGTCTGTTCTGGGGATCTGGGAGCCGCTGGCAGTTAAAGCTCAGACCTACAAGACCGCCGTCGAG ACGGCCATCTTGTTGCTGCGTATCGATGACATTGTCTCTGGTcacaagaagaaagacaaagacggTCAGATGGGAGGACAGGGAGCCGAGTAG
- the LOC119017302 gene encoding glycosylated lysosomal membrane protein — protein sequence MAAMLERSCGLGCVLLVLSVFTLGHCATSFTRQLIVELNPGSSLPPLGGDLLHVRALGNNDTLHFLFCSLGAPTLLLVHTNTSSSTVKVNWTQFLDGNHSGGLKVKPESSILYSTAIVFSRLLEYDDSNDTADPTSDLFPPYRLDDFTWSRFNLSGASALLCGAAASFTNGSLCLQLSVFDGEGRGQAWPRLLHTANSSQLGVWLEGVLPRAARSRFLLELQAVGGADPLSRVEVYRSIDDEFTPSIFQVSRWVPSENSSSDVLGFLQWKPVAYRQPHPALEDATPCRHSEPQPQSGEATAATSRLIRAFYTEPETFGLNVSFGLAGDPFYNSTKFLSWTVLLGSGSPPVDSFSPLVLSMMAVGLGTPMILLLLGGVCVCVRKRAAVMAAAYEPIN from the exons ATGGCAGCGATGCTGGAGCGGAGCTGCGGGCTCGGCTGTGTGCTGTTGGTACTGTCGGTGTTCACACTGGGTCACTGCGCCACGAGCTTCACACGACAG ttGATTGTAGAGTTGAACCCTGGCTCCTCCTTGCCGCCTCTCGGTGGTGACCTACTGCACGTTAGAGCCTTGGGAAACAACGACAcgcttcacttcctgttctgcaGCTTGGGGGCGCCGACGCTGCTGCTCGTTCACAccaacacttcttcttctactgtcaAG gtGAACTGGACTCAGTTTCTAGATGGGAACCACAGTGGCGGCCTGAAGGTTAAGCCTGAGAGCAGCATCCTGTACAGCACCGCCATCGTCTTCAGCCGG CTGTTGGAGTACGATGACAGTAACGACACGGCCGACccaacctctgacctcttccCTCCGTACCGGCTGGACGACTTCACCTGGTCTCGTTTCAACCTATCAGGAGCCAGCGCGCTGCTCTGTGGAGCCGCTGCCTCTTTCACCAACGGATCACTCTGCCTGCAG TTGTCAGTGTTTGATGGAGAGGGACGTGGTCAGGCATGGCCCCGCCTCCTTCACACAGCTAACTCCTCACAGCTGGGGGTGTGGCTTGAAGGTGTGTTGCCACGGGCAGCTCGTTCCAGGTTCCTGTTGGAGCTGCAGGCGGTGGGTGGGGCTGATCCTCTGAGCAGAGTGGAGGTTTATCGATCGATCGATGACGAGTTCACGCCATCAATATTCCAG GTGTCTCGCTGGGTTCCATCGGAGAACAGCAGCTCGGATGTTCTGGGGTTCCTTCAGTGGAAGCCGGTCGCATACCGTCAGCCTCACCCGGCTCTGGAGGACGCCACACCGTGCCGCCACTCTGAGCCGCAGCCTCAGAGTGGCGaggcaacagcagcaacatcccgTCTCATCAGAGCATTCTACACAGAACCAGAAACATTCGGCCTGAACGTGAGCTTCGGGCTGGCAGGAGACCCGTTCTACAACAGCACCAAGTTCCTCAGCTG GACGGTGCTGCTGGGCTCCGGTTCTCCTCCTGTCGATTCGTTCTCTCCGCTGGTTCTCAGCATGATGGCGGTCGGCCTCGGGACTCCCATgatcctcctgctgctgggtgGAGTCTGCGTCTGTGTACGTAAGAGGGCGGCGGTCATGGCTGCAGCCTATGAGCCAATCAATTGA